The following coding sequences lie in one Fusarium poae strain DAOMC 252244 chromosome 1, whole genome shotgun sequence genomic window:
- a CDS encoding hypothetical protein (SECRETED:SignalP(1-18)): protein MSSFQLITLLAAATSVVALAGTPNVYANGRRVSCYDKASVGDTCCYLSPARLLQTQVWDTRPVSGPLDSWTIHGLWPIHNDGSIPSNCDTNRTYTNITQILYHAGAEDTVDEMNNLWESVEGDNEDLWQDQWVAHGTCFSSLNRECYGRNYEEAEEVVPYFQKTVSLFKRLPTYEWLRDAGIVPSYSMLYQLSDMQDALEKQHGSRVSLRCTGQRLHEIGYHFNVTGTLQDGYFTDSGAIGNWDDCPELVLYEPKGETKKAIFKFETFHSHTATDVEDL from the exons ATGAGTTCGTTTCAACTTATCACACTTCTTGCAGCAGCCACTTCTGTAGTGGCTCTTGCTGGAACACCAAATGTGTATGCCAACGGTCGTCGAGTTTCATGCTACGATAAAGCTTCTGTCGGCGACACTTGCTGCTATCTTTCTCCAGCAAGATTGCTACAAACACAAGTCTGGGATACAAGGCCCGTCTCTGGACCTCTGG ATTCATGGACCATCCACGGACTCTGGCCTATCCACAACGACGGTTCCATCCCAAGTAACTGCGACACCAACCGTACATACACAAATATCACACAGATCTTGTATCATGCCGGTGCTGAAGATACTGTCGACGAGATGAACAACCTATGGGAATCGGTAGAGGGAGACAACGAAGATCTCTGGCAAGACCAATGGGTCGCCCATGGAACGTGCTTCAGCAGCCTGAACCGAGAGTGCTACGGTCGCAATTACGAGGAAGCCGAAGAAGTAGTTCCCTATTTCCAAAAGACGGTTTCACTCTTCAAACGTCTCCCAACATACGAGTGGCTACGAGATGCTGGCATCGTTCCTTCGTATTCCATGCTTTACCAATTGTCTGATATGCAAGACGCACTGGAGAAGCAGCATGGTTCACGCGTGTCACTTCGCTGTACTGGCCAACGACTCCATGAGATTGGTTACCACTTCAACGTTACGGGTACGCTGCAAGACGGTTACTTTACTGATTCGGGTGCAATTGGTAACTGGGATGATTGTCCTGAGCTGGTGCTGTATGAGCCCAAGGGAGAGACcaaaaaggctatttttaaGTTTGAGACATTTCATTCGCATACCGCAACGGACGTGGAGGACTTGTAG
- a CDS encoding hypothetical protein (SECRETED:SignalP(1-19)~CAZy:GH43_33~CAZy:GH43~CAZy:GH43_30): MQFFSIVTGLICLCASSLASKHDSKPPKFHNSANHPGADPHVIYDSKTGQYFAYSTEGADPGSLFAIYSSPDLSTWHKHSGGVLKACYDDDMNRVEGGQACWARDWYWAPETYYNEKTGWYFFFFAGRLREDLAKEYFRYSNFEEPSKIGVAVSKSPTGPFREIKPKPIDYYPFDPDYYDVNLIMDEKQMRPPQTLKEGKTAPKGTYIPTIDVNIFFDKDGKIYLYLSRNAYRNWNWDKKLGKYIEESNIIVVEMDRDWWDDPKAMTMPGIIASQKNIHAKDAPSLPHNITSYNGTGEIGSPPRKDGWKTVISYGADPQDWENYHVDDYEKNNGTKKDRRWAEGSTLIRRPGKNGKPVYLLTYSANNYEASNYGVGFATSKSPFGPFLKSSNNPILSQKPDAKIPIYSTGHGSIVASPAKHNEKVGAQDVTLRTPPGSELFYVHHARNSTERDRSIYTTRMNLDASVMYFGSDDALSMDLTPFDQPLPKNTYPISMDARCSKKKGTYQFHVKLVSKPGASFDILEGTNRVVAMPGTILATSVKVDKRMGYFIMSFGSASAKELAYQRLSVDGSWSTVTKKKVTCR, from the coding sequence ATGCAGTTCTTTAGCATCGTCACAGGCCTTATATGCCTTTGCGCATCTTCATTAGCTTCAAAACATGACTCCAAACCACCCAAGTTCCACAACTCGGCGAACCATCCAGGAGCGGATCCTCACGTAATCTACGACTCCAAAACCGGCCAGTATTTCGCATACTCTACTGAAGGTGCAGATCCAGGCAGTCTCTTTGCCATCTATAGCAGCCCAGACCTGTCGACATGGCACAAGCATTCAGGTGGCGTCTTGAAAGCCTGCTACGACGACGACATGAACCGCGTCGAGGGTGGTCAGGCTTGTTGGGCTCGTGACTGGTACTGGGCTCCAGAGACGTACTACAACGAAAAGACCGGCTGGtactttttcttcttcgctGGACGCTTACGGGAGGATTTGGCCAAAGAGTATTTTCGCTACTCGAACTTTGAAGAGCCGTCCAAGATTGGAGTGGCTGTTTCAAAGTCACCTACTGGGCCTTTCAGGGAAATCAAGCCAAAGCCTATTGATTATTATCCCTTTGATCCTGACTATTACGATGTCAATCTCATCATGGATGAAAAGCAGATGCGTCCTCCGCAAACCCTCAAAGAAGGCAAGACAGCACCAAAGGGTACTTACATTCCTACAATTGACGTCAACATCTTTTTCGACAAGGACGGGAAGATTTATCTTTATCTTTCTCGAAACGCCTACCGCAACTGGAACTGGGATAAGAAGCTGGGTAAATACATTGAAGAATCCaatatcatcgtcgtcgagaTGGATCGAGACTGGTGGGATGACCCCAAAGCCATGACGATGCCTGGGATCATAGCTTCACAGAAAAACATACACGCTAAGGATGCACCAAGCCTCCCTCACAATATTACCTCCTATAACGGTACTGGCGAGATTGGCTCACCTCCGCGTAAGGATGGCTGGAAGACTGTCATTTCCTACGGCGCCGATCCCCAAGACTGGGAGAATTACCACGTCGACGACTACGAAAAGAACAACGGTACCAAGAAAGACCGTCGCTGGGCCGAAGGTAGCACTCTCATCAGGCGTCCTGGAAAGAACGGCAAGCCCGTTTACTTGCTCACCTACAGCGCCAACAACTATGAAGCATCCAACTACGGTGTGGGCTTCGCAACCTCGAAGTCTCCCTTTGGACCTTTCCTAAAATCATCAAACAATCCCATTCTATCGCAAAAGCCTGATGCCAAGATTCCAATCTACTCAACCGGTCACGGCAGTATCGTAGCTTCGCCCGCCAAGCACAACGAGAAGGTTGGTGCTCAAGACGTTACTCTTCGAACACCACCAGGCTCAGAGCTTTTCTACGTTCACCATGCGCGTAACAGCACAGAGCGTGATAGATCCATCTACACTACTCGCATGAATCTTGACGCGTCAGTCATGTACTTCGGCTCTGATGATGCTCTGAGTATGGACCTGACACCTTTTGACCAGCCATTGCCCAAAAATACGTACCCCATCAGCATGGACGCTCGGTGCTCTAAGAAAAAGGGTACGTATCAGTTCCATGTCAAGCTGGTGTCTAAGCCTGGGGCATCTTTTGATATTCTCGAAGGAACGAACAGGGTTGTGGCTATGCCTGGAACTATTTTGGCTACTTCTGTAAAGGTTGACAAGCGTATGGGGTATTTTATTATGTCTTTTGGCAGTGCTTCTGCCAAGGAGTTGGCTTATCAGCGGTTGAGTGTCGATGGAAGTTGGTCCACGGTCACAAAGAAGAAAGTGACTTGTAGGTAG
- a CDS encoding hypothetical protein (TransMembrane:12 (i88-108o114-136i148-166o172-195i207-228o234-257i290-313o325-345i352-372o378-404i416-440o446-464i)), with protein MTASSTATIHSYELTSRTIDGPPVAASRESLRGSDYFDESRRLGSYADRGFSDDSGNGLESVTAQNVPEAIESWKYPRENVFKTGASFWSLLTSGANDAAYGALIPYLEEYYNLSYIVVSLVFLSPFVGYIFAAVLNNTLHRRMGQRGIGITCGLCHIAAYIIIALHPPYPVLVVAYSLAGFGNGISDAAWNAWVGNLDKANETLGFLHAFYGIGGVISPLIATNMIAKAGLPWYTFYYVMIGLAVIELATCSWAFWPNGPEVYRQTMDASNEENQGMKDALFKLPFARVTWLCAAFLLCYVGVEVSVGGWIVQFMIRVRKAENYPAGMTSMGFWLGLAVGRAILGFVTPRLGVKVAVSIYLPAAMAMQLIFWLVPSFYVSAVTVAFQGFFLGPLFPAIVVATTKMLPKHLHVSTIGFAAAFGGSGAAILPFAVGAIAQAKGVKTLQPIILAFLTALLGLWLCLPRIGKKKD; from the exons ATGACTGCATCCTCGACAGCCACCATTCACTCGTATGAGCTGACGTCTCGCACAATTGACGGGCCCCCTGTCGCTGCATCTCGAGAATCCCTCAGAGGCTCAGATTACTTTGACGAGTCTCGGAGGCTTGGTTCTTACGCAGATCGAGGGTTTTCGGATGATAGCGGGAATGGCCTCGAAAGTGTCACGGCCCAGAACGTCCCAGAGGCCATTGAGAGTTGGAAGTATCCCCGTGAGAATGTCTTCAAAACTGGTGCTTCTTTTTGGAGTCTTTTGACTTCAGGTGCTAACGATGCTGCATATGGT GCTTTGATCCCTTAC TTGGAGGAATACTATAATTTGAGCTATATTGTGGTGTCTCTTGTCTTCCTCTCTCCTTTCGTGGGATATATCTTCGCTGCAGTTCTGAACAATACCCTGCATCGACGCATGGGGCAGAGAGGAATTGGCATCACTTGCGGTCTCTGTCATATAGCCGCTTATATCATCATCGCGCTTCATCCACCATACCCTGTTTTAGTCGTCGCATATTCACTTGCTGGGTTCGGCAACGGCATCAGCGATGCAGCATGGAACGCTTGGGTTGGTAACCTTGACAAAGCCAATGAGACTCTTGGCTTCCTCCACGCTTTCTATGGTATTGGTGGTGTAATTAGTCCTTTAATTGCCACAAACATGATAGCAAAGGCTGGCCTTCCTTGGTACACATTTTACTATGTAATG ATCGGCTTGGCTGTGATCGAGCTTGCCACTTGCTCATGGGCTTTCTGGCCCAATGGACCAGAGGTTTATCGTCAGACCATGGATGCAAGCAATGAAGAGAACCAAGGTATGAAAGACGCACTTTTTAAGCTTCCATTTGCTCGCGTCACCTGGCTTTGTGCCGCATTTCTTCTTTGCTATGTCGGCGTCGAAGTTTCTGTCGGTGGCTGGATCGTTCAATTTATGATTCGCGTACGAAAGGCCGAGAACTATCCAGCAGGTATGACCTCAATGGGTTTCTGGCTAGGTCTTGCAGTTGGCCGAGCTATCCTGGGTTTCGTCACGCCTCGGCTTGGTGTCAAAGTTGCCGTATCCATTTATCTGCCTGCTGCCATGGCTATGCAGTTGATCTTCTGGCTAGTACCGAGCTTCTATGTTTCTGCTGTCACGGTAGCTTTCCAGGGCTTCTTTCTTGGGCCTCTGTTCCCTGCTATTGTAGTTGCTACTACAAAGATGCTGCCCAAGCACTTGCACGTCAGTACAATCGGTTTTGCTGCAGCTTTTGGAGGCAGTGGAGCTGCGATTCTGCCTTTTGCTGTTGGGGCTATTGCCCAGGCCAAAGGGGTCAAGACTCTTCAGCCTATTATACTTGCGTTTTTAACTGCCCTCTTGGGTCTGTGGTTATGTTTACCCAGAAtcggcaagaagaaggattaA
- a CDS encoding hypothetical protein (TransMembrane:4 (i148-167o187-205i247-269o675-696i)) translates to MELRDYSRRDPTSPPEDWEPTSPSIARKPIGVTKLSPSPYTSPDYATTSFSQRAGQQPFLPRQDTTDTAYYSTSTPLGIWEPSAPHAPGYGRPQPYREDSQASLLMSGDGPRNPPPNMPQDGQGPPPQTPPHNNGFWDWWHHNWRPSWSMYILVLSGIAFAIGHHFYYDALHGKVANDQQGKLRYGALLAFLSKACFLNAVVLAFRQRVLMMIRRKMLTLATLDSLFAASEDLTALLNWEAWVNAKFAMALTIFIWTSPLIVIFTSYTLTVKPQRKEETTQCANIRTLNFEHEKTVYWRDPARVNGYFETSTCLWNTTAPGDTINKTNPNEFDYYIANSQQFESIALKTAYAQQAIMRPKAPEDICGTGWNCSYTIEFTGPGYKCTDLASGTDAEVKKLGDAECPFDTSVLAPLGNLTYYAMLDRGDYENPQILATAGGRPKQKPPYPKNLGAFRTEPILWFGYTEVDDRDKPQPPEPRKGDWYKAYTPTIFGCEHYQTEYKVRLNYTGGVQSHNVTSRKFIRKVVDTTFLPGKKDPDKRLKDRTMAEPEENYVYPQNISDYRLTAAYHAVGYQLRAILNGTTTMPHFNVNSKILQTRLVDRLNYLPVKNFPLEVQKFYEEILISFLSDPQMSAVSWAAKPSNYSGTVKSAKGLEYPCVRWQERNCFFYNFAQLWAVYAISMGITILAVASGVAAMEENAIMRSLSFSAILAASRASSLDKLRWEQEAELKSRKIGFGIVADPTGERTYSFGVEGDVSQEKEAAVATGRSPGISVMNWGDRAARRMSYAMLNKRDRPED, encoded by the coding sequence ATGGAACTGAGGGATTACTCCCGTCGCGATCCAACATCACCGCCCGAGGATTGGGAACCAACGAGTCCTTCCATTGCCAGGAAGCCTATAGGCGTCACCAAACTATCCCCCTCACCATATACCTCCCCCGATTACGCCACGACATCCTTTTCCCAGCGAGCAGGTCAACAACCCTTCCTGCCGCGACAAGATACAACCGACACAGCTTACTACAGTACCTCAACACCATTGGGAATATGGGAGCCCTCAGCCCCTCATGCGCCGGGCTACGGACGACCGCAGCCTTATAGAGAGGATAGTCAAGCTTCACTCTTGATGAGCGGCGATGGTCCACGAAATCCTCCTCCGAATATGCCCCAGGACGGTCAAGGTCCCCCTCCGCAGACTCCCCCGCACAATAATGGATTTTGGGACTGGTGGCATCACAATTGGAGGCCCTCTTGGAGCATGTACATTCTCGTCTTGTCGGGAATTGCTTTTGCTATAGGCCATCATTTCTACTACGACGCCCTTCACGGCAAAGTCGCAAACGACCAGCAGGGCAAGCTTCGATATGGCGCACTTCTGGCCTTTTTGTCAAAAGCCTGTTTCCTCAATGCCGTCGTCCTAGCTTTCCGCCAAAGAGTCTTAATGATGATCCGTCGCAAGATGCTTACACTGGCTACTCTTGACTCGCTTTTCGCAGCGTCCGAAGACCTAACAGCTTTGCTCAATTGGGAGGCCTGGGTAAATGCCAAGTTCGCCATGGCTCTGACAATATTTATCTGGACGTCGCCTCTAATTGTTATCTTCACATCCTACACCCTTACCGTTAAACCTCAGAGAAAGGAGGAGACAACGCAATGCGCAAACATTCGCACACTAAATTTTGAGCACGAGAAGACTGTTTACTGGAGAGATCCAGCCAGGGTCAATGGTTACTTTGAGACTTCTACATGTCTTTGGAACACGACCGCACCGGGCGAtactatcaacaaaactaaTCCCAACGAATTTGACTATTACATCGCCAACAGTCAACAGTTCGAGTCCATTGCTCTCAAGACGGCATACGCACAGCAAGCTATTATGCGACCCAAGGCGCCAGAAGATATTTGTGGTACAGGTTGGAATTGCTCCTACACCATTGAGTTTACCGGTCCGGGATACAAATGCACAGACTTGGCCTCGGGAACTGACGCAGAAGTCAAGAAGCTCGGTGACGCAGAGTGTCCTTTCGACACATCCGTCCTTGCACCCCTGGGAAATCTAACATATTATGCAATGCTCGACCGAGGCGATTATGAGAACCCGCAAATTTTGGCAACGGCGGGCGGAAGACCTAAGCAGAAACCACCATATCCAAAAAACCTGGGTGCCTTTCGAACCGAACCCATTCTGTGGTTTGGCTATACTGAAGTCGACGACAGAGACAAGCCTCAGCCTCCAGAGCCACGCAAAGGCGACTGGTACAAGGCTTATACCCCGACCATCTTTGGATGCGAGCACTACCAAACCGAGTACAAAGTTCGATTAAACTACACTGGCGGGGTTCAGTCCCACAATGTGACGAGCCGCAAGTTCATCAGAAAGGTGGTCGACACGACCTTTTTACCTGGCAAAAAGGATCCCGACAAAAGACTTAAAGACCGAACCATGGCGGAACCCGAAGAGAATTATGTATATCCTCAAAACATTTCAGATTATCGACTGACTGCTGCGTACCATGCTGTGGGATACCAGCTGCGAGCGATTCTGAACGGCACCACGACGATGCCACATTTTAATGTCAATAGCAAGATCCTCCAGACGAGACTTGTTGATCGCCTCAATTATCTACCCGTCAAGAACTTTCCCCTCGAAGTGCAAAAGTTTTATGAGGAGATTTTAATATCGTTTCTGTCTGATCCGCAGATGTCTGCTGTTTCATGGGCCGCCAAACCCTCTAATTACTCTGGCACGGTCAAGAGCGCGAAAGGATTGGAATACCCTTGTGTAAGATGGCAAGAAAGGAACTGCTTCTTTTACAATTTTGCCCAATTATGGGCAGTCTATGCGATCTCCATGGGTATCACAATCCTGGCGGTCGCATCAGGTGTGGCGGCAATGGAAGAGAACGCCATCATGCgaagcttgagcttctcagcTATTCTTGCCGCGTCGAGAGCTTCTAGTCTCGATAAACTACGATGGGAACAGGAGGCTGAGCTCAAGAGTCGAAAAATTGGATTTGGAATCGTGGCAGATCCGACTGGAGAGAGAACATACTCGTTCGGTGTAGAGGGGGATGTCAGTCAGGAAAAAGAGGCCGCGGTGGCTACAGGGCGCTCGCCGGGTATCTCGGTGATGAACTGGGGTGACAGGGCAGCGCGCAGAATGAGTTATGCCATGTTGAACAAAAGAGACAGACCTGAAGATTAG
- a CDS encoding hypothetical protein (TransMembrane:1 (o776-796i)~CAZy:GH5_12~CAZy:GH5), translating into MSAHAAVDLSDAALGGSIRIKSDHFVDAYGRVIYLRGLNLSGASKLPTEPNGLSHLDHGFYDSHRIVTFVGRPFPLEDAPLHFRRLQAWGTPFVRLLVTWESLGHAGPDPEDLDLEYIAYLRQLIEMMPQYGIKCFVCAHQDVWSRYSGGSGAPGWTFEVVGLDIEAFTDTGAAYVHSQDEKKRASEPINPKEPGGPFLWPSGYQKLAASTMATIFWAGDALAPNLKCHRKPGDAEEISVQTLLQDACVEAFGRLADEVGHLEACIGFEPMNEPHRGLVNLHHFHSWNYDTDLHIGHCPSLAQSLALGSGYAQDVDYWVKSWPWPSRASHKSRIDPKGRSAWLSLDSKSAGNGRGLGKCVWHAHGVWEWDGKKKTARIRDNDYFEVDHRPGREGKPIEWYNDCYAPFLQKFSERMSRKTPRTMSFIEAIPNEFIPPWPKEDVDNKKWRQQKYAEKTVIMSPRPTNLVYAPHFYDLNVLFNKCHSWMSVNVQGLSRGMIPLNALYFGAKGLKKNYKRQLGEIVKYGKKSLGEVPMVIGEIGISYDINKAEAYRTGCYDKQRDLMNGLITAMEDNKLNYTLWNYNPANRVEYGDGWNKEDFSVINGDEKVENGPIKPDYRNYMHENDELYKGGRILDVIIRPYAVKTAGIPKTSSWNHKTLRFEYSWTSTATKESTDEKAHLTEIFIPSYHYDSHDVRVQGTNVEWTYDKPRQTLYARSPSHGEHSITVSIENEAQRVLDRAIRRRQLYPPGFPLNLVSAATEDALDDIDWSVAMSCWPVVAAILVAILARFLFVFFMG; encoded by the coding sequence ATGTCTGCCCACGCAGCAGTCGATCTCTCAGATGCAGCTCTGGGTGGTTCAATTCGAATAAAAAGCGACCACTTCGTCGACGCTTACGGACGCGTCATCTACCTCCGTGGCCTCAACCTCTCAGGCGCCTCTAAACTGCCCACTGAACCGAATGGCTTGTCTCACCTTGACCACGGTTTTTACGATAGCCATCGTATAGTGACCTTTGTAGGGAGACCGTTTCCTCTGGAAGATGCTCCTCTACATTTCAGACGGCTTCAGGCTTGGGGTACACCCTTTGTGAGGCTGCTTGTTACATGGGAGTCCCTTGGTCATGCGGGGCCTGATCCAGAGGATTTGGACCTCGAGTACATCGCCTACCTGCGCCAATTGATTGAAATGATGCCTCAATATGGTATCAAGTGCTTTGTTTGCGCACATCAGGATGTTTGGAGTCGGTATAGTGGTGGTAGCGGTGCGCCCGGCTGGACGTTTGAGGTGGTCGGCCTCGACATTGAAGCTTTCACTGATACAGGCGCTGCCTACGTTCACAGCCAGGATGAAAAGAAGCGCGCAAGCGAACCTATCAATCCCAAAGAGCCTGGAGGTCCTTTCCTTTGGCCATCAGGATATCAGAAGCTTGCAGCATCTACAATGGCTACTATTTTCTGGGCAGGCGATGCTTTGGCCCCCAACCTTAAATGCCATCGCAAACCAGGTGACGCAGAGGAAATCTCTGTGCAAACACTACTCCAAGACGCCTGTGTTGAAGCGTTTGGACGTCTCGCCGATGAAGTAGGTCATCTCGAAGCATGCATAGGCTTTGAACCTATGAATGAACCTCATCGCGGTCTGGTCAACTTACATCACTTCCACTCATGGAACTACGACACAGATCTACATATTGGACACTGTCCCTCTCTTGCTCAGTCACTTGCCCTTGGAAGTGGCTATGCGCAGGACGTCGATTACTGGGTCAAGTCATGGCCATGGCCAAGTCGTGCTTCCCACAAGTCTCGTATTGATCCCAAGGGTCGCTCCGCATGGCTGTCGCTGGATTCAAAGTCGGCGGGTAACGGGCGAGGCCTTGGCAAGTGCGTCTGGCATGCCCATGGCGTCTGGGAGTGggatggcaagaagaagactgcCCGTATTCGCGATAACGATTACTTTGAGGTCGATCATCGACCTGGTCGTGAGGGGAAGCCGATTGAGTGGTACAACGACTGCTATGCACCTTTTCTCCAGAAGTTCTCGGAGCGCATGTCGCGCAAGACACCCAGGACCATGAGCTTCATTGAAGCCATTCCCAACGAGTTCATCCCACCCTGGCCCAAGGAGGATGTCGACAACAAGAAATGGCGTCAACAAAAGTACGCCGAGAAGACTGTTATCATGTCACCGCGTCCGACCAACCTGGTGTATGCGCCGCACTTTTACGACCTCAACGTTCTCTTCAACAAGTGTCATTCGTGGATGAGCGTCAACGTGCAAGGTCTTTCACGAGGCATGATCCCTCTCAACGCGCTTTATTTCGGAGCGAAGGGATTAAAGAAGAACTACAAGAGACAGCTCGGCGAAATTGTCAAGTATGGAAAGAAATCACTAGGCGAAGTTCCCATGGTCATTGGAGAGATTGGTATCTCATATGATATCAACAAGGCAGAAGCCTATCGCACAGGATGCTACGACAAGCAACGTGATCTCATGAACGGTCTTATTACCGCCATGGAAGACAACAAGCTCAACTACACCTTGTGGAACTACAACCCTGCCAACAGGGTTGAGTACGGCGATGGGTGGAACAAGGAGGACTTCTCCGTCATCAATGGCGACGAAAAGGTCGAGAATGGTCCTATCAAACCTGACTACCGGAACTACATGCATGAGAACGATGAGCTTTACAAGGGCGGTCGTATTCTCGACGTCATCATCCGTCCGTATGCCGTCAAGACAGCTGGTATTCCCAAAACATCCAGCTGGAACCACAAGACACTGCGATTCGAATACTCGTGGACCAGCACGGCTACAAAAGAGTCCACAGACGAAAAGGCTCACCTCACGGAGATTTTTATCCCGTCGTACCACTATGACAGCCACGACGTACGCGTCCAGGGAACCAACGTGGAGTGGACATATGACAAGCCCCGTCAAACGCTGTACGCACGTAGCCCCTCACATGGCGAGCACAGCATCACCGTTTCCATTGAGAACGAAGCACAGCGTGTTCTTGATAGAGCTATTCGACGGAGACAGCTGTACCCTCCTGGTTTCCCGCTGAACCTGGTTTCTGCTGCTACAGAGGATGCTTTGGATGATATTGATTGGTCTGTTGCAATGAGTTGTTGGCCTGTTGTTGCGGCTATCTTGGTTGCTATTCTTGCACGATTTCTTTTTGTGTTTTTCATGGGATGA
- the XAN1 gene encoding Alpha-ketoglutarate-dependent xanthine dioxygenase xan-1: MSSQIIVTPISPSAKSTIDFGAIVSNADIENMTDADFDVIRQALFTHQVLVFKNQRHVSPKAQFEITRRFDLDAAGSYGHGKTIDAKRSILHPDLKTIPHQPQVQVIGNGFVEEYEGLKNIQLRHPHHRTFHATTIPDEKDLDFTRFYRWHIDAALYGLAPPVVTSLLAVRVPGGRKQTLVYDDGSDEEMTVPLGTTAFVSGYAMYDQLSPENQEFVRTTKVEYAPHPYVWMSSAKSRPDGLGLVSEGKEIPLDKLPPVEEDKIQILPMCWRNPVTGRLALQVHPSAVRKLHLADGTVIDDLAEVRERVHDLQRPGIAPEKVYPHDWEQGDLVLFHNRGLIHSVVGAFAEDEVRLFRQCNIAGSKLPEGPVLAEAA; this comes from the exons ATGTCATCCCAAATCATAGTCACGCCCATTTCTCCTTCAGCCAAGTCAACCATCGACTTTGGCGCAATTGTATCAAACGCCGACATTGAAAACATGACGG ATGCCGACTTTGATGTGATCCGTCAAGCCCTTTTCACCCATCAAGTTCTCGTCTTCAAGAATCAAAGACATGTCTCGCCCAAAGCCCAGTTTGAAATCACTCGCCGCTTCGACCTCGACGCTGCAGGCTCATACGGCCATGGAAAGACCATCGATGCAAAGCGTTCCATCCTGCATCCTGATCTTAAGACCATTCCTCATCAACCCCAAGTTCAAGTCATTGGCAACGGCTTCGTTGAAGAGTACGAGGGCCTGAAGAATATCCAGCTCagacatcctcatcatcgcaCATTCCACGCAACAACCATTCCTGATGAGAAGGACCTTGATTTCACTAGGTTTTACAGGTGGCATATCGACGCTGCTCTGTACGGTCTTGCTCCCCCTGTTGTCACGTCTCTCCTCGCAGTTCGTGTTCCCGGTGGTCGTAAGCAGACTCTTGTTTATGATGATGGTTCCGATGAGGAGATGACTGTGCCACTCGGCACGACCGCTTTCGTGTCGGGCTACGCCATGTACGACCAGCTCTCGCCTGAGAATCAGGAGTTTGTGCGCACAACAAAAGTTGAATATGCCCCGCATCCGTACGTGTGGATGAGCAGTGCAAAGTCCCGCCCCGACGGTCTGGGCCTGGTCTCTGAAGGAAAAGAGATTCCTCTCGACAAGTTACCTCCCgtcgaagaagacaagaTCCAGATCCTCCCCATGTGCTGGCGTAACCCCGTCACAGGCCGCTTAGCTCTTCAAGTGCACCCCTCTGCCGTCCGAAAGCTGCATCTTGCTGACGGTACGGTGATTGATGATCTCGCCGAGGTTCGAGAGCGGGTGCATGATCTTCAACGTCCTGGAATTGCGCCTGAAAAGGTGTACCCTCATGACTGGGAGCAAGGAGACCTTGTTCTGTTCCACAACAGAGGGTTGATCCATTCCGTCGTTGGAGCCTTTGCGGAGGACGAGGTTCGGCTGTTTAGGCAATGTAACATTGCTGGTAGCAAGTTGCCTGAAGGTCCAGTCTTAGCAGAAGCAGCATAG
- a CDS encoding hypothetical protein (SECRETED:SignalP(1-22)), translating into MFSNVKVSIVTAFLAYSSLATAAPQGKDTSTETSLVTKLRLADSAIDRYNLLPEDKDFHFSFNSTPARFANGKTFPALTGTGISLAAAEIPGCSMISVHTHPRAAELFAVISGHLYTEAVPEGGVLDAEGKPRVIRNELSAGEATIFYQGAMHYQINTECDGAFALAAFPSEDAGAAGVAAGLFSVKNEALVNTFGEVIKGEDIDKIRGGISKDIGFKIDQCLAKCGKQKRQA; encoded by the exons ATGTTCTCCAACGTCAAGGTCTCCATCGTCACTGCCTTTTTGGCCTATTCGTCTCTTGCAACTGCTGCCCCTCAGGGTAAAGACACGAGCACCGAGACCAGTCTGGTCACCAAGCTGCGACTGGCTGACAG TGCCATTGATCGCTACAATCTTCTCCCAGAGGACAAAGACTTCCACTTTAGCTTCAACAGCACTCCAGCTCGTTTCGCCAATGGCAAGACGTTCCCTGCTCTTACTGGAACTGGAATCAGTCTGGCTGCTGCTGAAATTCCAG GCTGCTCCATGATCTCTGTCCACACCCATCCTCGAGCAGCAGAGCTCTTCGCTGTTATATCCGGCCATCTCTACACCGAAGCTGTGCCCGAAGGCGGCGTCCTCGATGCTGAAGGCAAGCCTCGTGTCATCAGGAACGAGCTGAGCGCTGGCGAAGCAACTATCTTTTACCAAGGAGCTATGCATTACCAGATCAACACCGAGTGCGATGGCGCTTTTGCGCTGGCTGCTTTCCCGTCCGAGGATGCTGGTGCTGCTGGTGTTGCGGCTGGACTCTTCTCTGTCAAGAACGAGGCTCTTGTGAACACTTTTGGAGAGGTCATCAAGGGCGAGGATATTGATAAGATCAGGGGTGGTATTTCGAAGGACATTGGTTTCAAGATTGATCAATGCCTTGCCAAGTGTGGTAAGCAGAAGCGTCAGGCTTAG